In Pan troglodytes isolate AG18354 chromosome 21, NHGRI_mPanTro3-v2.0_pri, whole genome shotgun sequence, one genomic interval encodes:
- the ASXL1 gene encoding polycomb group protein ASXL1 isoform X13 gives MKDKQKKKKERTWAEAARLVLENYSDAPMTPKQILQVIEAEGLKEMSGTSPLACLNAMLHSNSRGGEGLFYKLPGRISLFTLKNL, from the exons ATGAAGGAcaaacagaagaagaagaaggagcgCACGTGGGCCGAGGCCGCGCGCCTG GTATTAGAAAACTACTCGGATGCTCCAATGACACCTAAACAGATTCTGCAGGTCATAGAGGCAGAAGGACTAAAGGAAATGAG TGGGACTTCCCCTCTCGCATGCCTCAATGCTATGCTACATTCCAATTCAAGAGGAGGAGAGGGGTTGTTTTATAAACTGCCTGGCCGAATCAGCCTTTTCACACTCAAG
- the ASXL1 gene encoding polycomb group protein ASXL1 isoform X14, which yields MKDKQKKKKERTWAEAARLVLENYSDAPMTPKQILQVIEAEGLKEMSGTSPLACLNAMLHSNSRGGEGLFYKLPGRISLFTLKV from the exons ATGAAGGAcaaacagaagaagaagaaggagcgCACGTGGGCCGAGGCCGCGCGCCTG GTATTAGAAAACTACTCGGATGCTCCAATGACACCTAAACAGATTCTGCAGGTCATAGAGGCAGAAGGACTAAAGGAAATGAG TGGGACTTCCCCTCTCGCATGCCTCAATGCTATGCTACATTCCAATTCAAGAGGAGGAGAGGGGTTGTTTTATAAACTGCCTGGCCGAATCAGCCTTTTCACACTCAAG gtgtga